DNA sequence from the Glycine soja cultivar W05 chromosome 18, ASM419377v2, whole genome shotgun sequence genome:
AAAATGAATGCGCAGAGCATCTGTCTAGCTTCTTattgctactttttttttttatggactcGTATGATtgcaatttataataaataagaaaagggTTAATTCAATAATCCAATGGTAAAGAGTCCTAAATAATCTTATGGATTATAGATTGGTTTAACTTCTTGAACCATGTAGCCCCTAAATCACAGACTATTACAAgttgcttttctttcttttaatggTACAAGAGAGAGATTAAAATTTGGTGAAAGAATGAGAAAATGTGAGTGAAATAACAACATCGAGACTTACAGGATTAAACACAGTATCAAGCACTTATTAGAAACCCATGGTGCAGTGGGATCAGTGGCAGAACCGTGCAATTGTATCATAAACCACAacccaattaattaattaaggttaCAAAGCCAAATCATTTTCACCCACCAGATTAAAATGGCAAATCATAAACAGCACATTAGCGCTTAGTTTATGTCTAATTATAATGTCATTGATGTGTTAACTGTTAAgtttctttcaaaatcaaatcaagtGATGAAATCCCAGTATCTATGTGATAGGTGTCTTTCTAACAAAAGCACCATAAAAACAGAAATTTGAAAGAACCAACTCTTTAAGTCACAATCCATATATATAGTCTCTTTTCCCGCCTCTTCACTCCCATTGCTTCCCTTTCCAAACACTCCAACAGCTCCACCAACACTTTTTCCCTTCACCACATGTGTGCCTGAACCACTCCTGCCACTAAGAAATTTGTCAGTAAATTCACACTAGTTGAACAAGAAAAAGTATGTTTAATTTATCTTTCTACTAAGAAACCTTTTCTCAATCAGCTTCCTGCCATGGTAGTTACATGATgattaacataaatattttaagatggtTTCTATGGTGCCCCCAATAATTTGAAGGATTTTGGtactgttaattttttaatcaatcaaattacatgttatttttttctaattagtcattgattatgttttttaaaattacaacttttttaaattagaaaatatgattaaatataattttagaagtatgatccataaaatatttttaattactttcaaCGCTCTTTATAAAACCTAggcataaaaacaataataataaaattttaaatcctaaacccaaaagattttttttttttataaaaagtgttgaaaggaaactaaaaaaaatttaggattcaaacttttaaaattatctttaatcatattttctattttttttaaaaaaaaattaaaattattaaaaataataatcaaagactaatttaaaaataataaaaaataactaatagagaaaatagcatgtaatttaattaattaaaaaattaacaatataaaaatctcACACACATAAAAACTCTCCATTTTGTTGTCCTTAGGTCAAGTCtcttttcaattcaaattcaaagtcactacaaattttatcatagacgcttaaacaacaaaaatcattCCACATTTTGTTAATCCAACAAAACTAAGAGCCTAACTTAACTAGTTGAGTGTGCATGAAATATTGTAAACATTGAGTTCAACtcctataaataaataaccaacAGGAGAAAAAACCATACCCCAATAAGAGAAATTATACTTTCTCATACaagttatatattattatacaacTAAATACTTAAACAAGTaatactattttatatatactattGTATTATAAGCTTGGATAGTAAAATCATTATTCCCTCAATTAGAGATTTCAacacttttccttttttcttttgaaaatatatttcacaTATTACCCCCAAAGCTAGCTAAAAATATCTTATCTATCTatatacttttgtttttaaccatttaatgtttgtttattataaatttaaattatataataataaatattgatcaTGTGTAATTGATAatcttttatatgttttatataatGCATAATCTAAAATACTAGATATATGAATATTGGAGTATTAGGAAAAGAGTATACCCACTTCttctaaatcttttttttataaacaaatattaattattaacttttattagTGAAAGAAATTCAAACTTCTgtcaatctttttttctttctcttttctcttttctcctttcaatcaattcattttttaataacacTTGTAcctcctttaatttttaaacaaatatttacctCCTTAATTtgcatatttaatataaaattgttactTATATAACAATTTGTACActtaagagaaaaagaaaaggagaaaaatttaagatataaaaaaataaggtaataaaaataaataaatcaatattatataaatcattATATGTATATcactttaataaaataacacacACCTTTCCTATAGTACTATCTAGACTAGAAGGGTGTGAGCTGGGGTAAGAACAAATTTCCCATGTTATTATCTACATGGCCACCCTGGTACATTGCTGTAGCAGTTGCCATTGCCTTTTATCGTACTCCACACTCCTCCATCCAATGTCATCACGCCACGTCATCTCTGGTTTCACTCACGCGCGCTTTGCTCGCTAGAAAACTCTACCCCGAAACTTCGTTAACTTCCACAACTAACGATTTTACCAACGTTAGTTGCTTGCCACCTTTATTCCATAAGCAAACAGAAAAAACCAACAGACAGAAAACCAAAAGGTGTCTTCttctcattcaattttttcttttacttcaaTTCATCCAAATCTGAATCCGAAACAATAATAAGATGTCAAATCTCAACGGTAGTGATTCGCCGAAGATACACGTTGAGACTCCGCCAGTGGCGCCTTCTGCGCCGAGCGAGGGCCACCACGCGGCGGCGAGCGGCGGGATTGGCGGAATTCTGCGGCGGTGGAAGAGGGAGGACTTGATCAAGAGAGGGTCGTTGGGACTGAGAGGGATCGCGCTGCTTTTCTGTCTGATTTCGTTCATTATCATGGCCAGCAATAAACATGGGGATTGGAGAGAGTTCGATAAATATGAAGAGTACAGGTAGAAATCTCACACCCCTTTTGAGAATTTTGGATGATGAATAATGGGTTTTGGTCAAAATTCgatttttattaatgttgatAAGGGAATAGTGATTTTTTCATCGTCAatggttagttttttttataggagaAGAGATCGAATTcgtaatctttttttctttcttaatcattCAGTCAACTTTACATCTAGCATTCATTTGTCAAAATTCTAATTGATTAGTTTTGAGATGGAGTTGAATGTTAGAAATATAATGAATTTAGTTTTATTCTGACATTGTAAATCAATTACACTGACCATCAAATGTGTAAATCAACTACTGTTAACAATATGGAATTGAGTTAaatatttgaagaaatttttttatatcatctgTAATACTACTATTATTTTATCTGACTTGATTGGTTCTTACAGAGAATATATGTGATCTTGTTCCCAAAAAAATACACTTTAAAGAAATGATTTTAAAGCGCATAATCTTTATCATACATACAAATTGTAATTTGatgacaatataatttttttccatattttaattaaattcgtGTAATATAAAATGTATcacatgtttttaattaatttcatgtaATATAGGTGTGTCACATGTCTTTAATTTAAGGTTTTTAGATAGTGGATTCACGAGAGTGATGAAGTTGAATTGGTTTTTGGAGAATGACAGGTATTTGCTGGCTATAGCGATTTTGTCTAGTTTGTACACTGGAGCCCAAGCGTTCCGTCAAATTCAGGAACTCTCCACTGCAAAACAATTGCTTCAGCCAAGAATGGCAGCTATGATTGACTTTTTTGGAGATCAGGTTTGAcatcatttttctcttattttattgatttcaaTGATACTACTACATTTTTTATCCCATATCTGATATCTGATTCTATGGCTGGTGAGGAGTCACTAATCAAAGTCAGTTGTTTAAGTTTAAGTTGAATTCAATTCTCAAAGGAAATTCATTTTCAGACTACTTCTGTTTATTTATGTAAGTTTGAGAAATTTTAAGGTTAAATAAACTTTGGTTATGTTGATGAGATGCTTTGCAATATAttgcaaattaaattaatttgtttcccCTTTGTGGTTGAGTTGTAGAGTTAT
Encoded proteins:
- the LOC114396610 gene encoding CASP-like protein 4B1, with the translated sequence MSNLNGSDSPKIHVETPPVAPSAPSEGHHAAASGGIGGILRRWKREDLIKRGSLGLRGIALLFCLISFIIMASNKHGDWREFDKYEEYRYLLAIAILSSLYTGAQAFRQIQELSTAKQLLQPRMAAMIDFFGDQIIAYLLISSASSAIPMTNRMREGADNIFTDSSAAAISMSIFAFLCLAVSALISGYKLSTQPYI